A stretch of Coccidioides posadasii str. Silveira chromosome 2, complete sequence DNA encodes these proteins:
- a CDS encoding uncharacterized protein (EggNog:ENOG410PH88~COG:S~BUSCO:5549at33183), with product MFADFKFLPIEPPRKKEPDKETFARRQHQFKNARLVQETKGLFRKGSVGAIDDTSPAPKISVDARLPSPAIITCNEPLPLRILIKKLTEFSETLYLQLFQLELIGYTNIRAHDLVRKESSSWVIVSRSNMNIPLGSSDDPVGKEWKVDPRMWNQIPLPNSVAPSFDTCNISRTYELEVRVGISREAHTAMKPDLIVLPLRISVYVYSGVAPPAALLEAMGFPTGTTETLPEVLPPPPPPRPSAPPYTAPPPPMEEYEDAPPSYEDAMAEALGPVDGPRREYNPLDASLSGNFSRMGTDTQGSVGNSKGSDRLFPNSGPLNSSTDSFDIYHQLGPADGFSPSDRSRTAPSNLAEEPSSSRPAPISVLPDDQSSPVTLSPASMESRPESSQRRPPPQLGIPSRKPVPGSGHSLPDLGQSRR from the exons ATG TTCGCGGATTTCAAGTTTCTGCCTATTGAGCCTCCAAGAAAGAAGGAGCCGGACAAGGAGACTTTTGCTCGACGTCAACATCAGTTCAAGAATGCTCGCCTCGTACAAGAAACGAAAGGACTTTTTAGAAAGGGCAGCGTTGGCGCAATAGATGACACTAGCCCTGCTCCCAAAATCTCTGTCGATGCGAGATTACCCAGTCCAGCCATAATTACTTGCAACGAACCTTTGCCGCTAAGAATACTCATTAAAAAGCTGACTGAATTTTCCGAAACTCTTTACTTGCAATTATTCCAGCTTGAGCTAATAGGATATACCAACATTCGGGCCCATGACCTTGTTCGCAAGGAGAGCAGTAGCTGGGTCATCGTTAGCCGCAGTAATATGAATATACCACTCGGTAGTTCTGATGACCCTGTTGGGAAAGAATGGAAGGTAGATCCAAGGATGTGGAATCAAATTCCATTGCCAAACTCCGTGGCCCCGTCTTTTGATACCTGCAATATCTCGAGAACGTATGAGCTGGAAGTGCGTGTGGGCATTTCTCGTGAGGCTCATACGGCAATGAAG CCGGATCTTATCGTCCTCCCGCTCCGTATTTCCGTTTATGTCTATTCGGGCGTAGCTCCTCCAGCAGCGCTACTAGAGGCCATGGGGTTTCCCACTGGTACCACCGAAACTTTACCAGAAGTTCTGCCCCCCCCGCCACCACCTCGACCATCGGCACCCCCATACACTGCACCGCCGCCCCCTATGGAGGAATATGAGGACGCTCCGCCTAGCTACGAAGATGCAATGGCGGAGGCTCTTGGGCCAGTGGACGGCCCGAGGCGCGAGTATAACCCACTTGATGCCTCTCTTTCTGGAAACTTCTCACGGATGGGGACTGATACTCAAGGTTCAGTGGGCAATTCCAAAGGCAGCGACCGTTTATTTCCCAATAGCGGACCCTTAAACTCATCGACAGACTCCTTCGATATTTACCATCAGCTTGGCCCTGCCGATGGTTTCTCACCTTCGGACCGCTCGAGGACAGCACCTTCAAACCTCGCGGAGGAACCGAGTTCTTCTCGTCCTGCACCAATATCCGTCCTCCCTGACGATCAATCGTCGCCGGTTACCCTCTCACCAGCCTCTATGGAATCCCGCCCAGAATCGTCCCAACGGAGACCGCCTCCCCAACTTGGAATACCGAGCCGAAAACCCGTTCCAGGATCCGGACACTCGCTCCCCGATCTAGGGCAGTCGCGCAGATGA
- the VMA10 gene encoding H(+)-transporting V1 sector ATPase subunit G (EggNog:ENOG410PR2G~COG:C~BUSCO:17166at33183) translates to MSAQNSAGIQTLLDAEREAQKIVQSAREYRTKRIKDAKAEAQKEIEEYRRQKEQEFKRFEAEHSSGNKKAEEEANKDADVKLKDIQEAGKAKGERVVDDLIHAVLDVKPEVPEKLAANA, encoded by the exons atg TCTGCCCAAAACTCAGCTGGTATTCAGACCCTCCTGGAC GCGGAGAGGGAAGCACAAAAAATCGTACAAAGCG CCCGAGAAT ATCGCACAAAACGCATAAAGGACGCGAAAGCCGAAGCACAGAAGGAGATCGAAGAGTACAGAAGACAGAAAGAACAGGAATTCAAACGGTTCGAAGCTGAG CATTCGAGTGGTAATAAGAAGGCTGAGGAAGAGGCCAACAAAGACGCAGACGTCAAGCTTAAAGACATTCAGGAAGCGGGcaaagcaaaaggagagcGTGTTGTTGACGACCTGATCCATGCAGTTCTGGATGTGAAGCCGGAGGTCCCAGAGAAACTTGCAGCAAACGCCTAA
- a CDS encoding uncharacterized protein (EggNog:ENOG410PH88~COG:S), whose translation MAGIRLEVARDGNRHVKKTLPPSLSGFPGEAEIRYYVKVTVVRPQFYKENYRGFADFKFLPIEPPRKKEPDKETFARRQHQFKNARLVQETKGLFRKGSVGAIDDTSPAPKISVDARLPSPAIITCNEPLPLRILIKKLTEFSETLYLQLFQLELIGYTNIRAHDLVRKESSSWVIVSRSNMNIPLGSSDDPVGKEWKVDPRMWNQIPLPNSVAPSFDTCNISRTYELEVRVGISREAHTAMKPDLIVLPLRISVYVYSGVAPPAALLEAMGFPTGTTETLPEVLPPPPPPRPSAPPYTAPPPPMEEYEDAPPSYEDAMAEALGPVDGPRREYNPLDASLSGNFSRMGTDTQGSVGNSKGSDRLFPNSGPLNSSTDSFDIYHQLGPADGFSPSDRSRTAPSNLAEEPSSSRPAPISVLPDDQSSPVTLSPASMESRPESSQRRPPPQLGIPSRKPVPGSGHSLPDLGQSRR comes from the exons ATGGCGGGAATACGGCTAGAAGTTGCCCGAGATGGCAACCGCCACGTTAAGAAGACACTACCTCCGTCTCTAAGCGGCTTTCCGGGTGAAGCAGAGATCAGGTATTATGTGAAAGTTACCGTAGTGAGGCCGCAGTTCTATAAGGAGAATTATAGAGGG TTCGCGGATTTCAAGTTTCTGCCTATTGAGCCTCCAAGAAAGAAGGAGCCGGACAAGGAGACTTTTGCTCGACGTCAACATCAGTTCAAGAATGCTCGCCTCGTACAAGAAACGAAAGGACTTTTTAGAAAGGGCAGCGTTGGCGCAATAGATGACACTAGCCCTGCTCCCAAAATCTCTGTCGATGCGAGATTACCCAGTCCAGCCATAATTACTTGCAACGAACCTTTGCCGCTAAGAATACTCATTAAAAAGCTGACTGAATTTTCCGAAACTCTTTACTTGCAATTATTCCAGCTTGAGCTAATAGGATATACCAACATTCGGGCCCATGACCTTGTTCGCAAGGAGAGCAGTAGCTGGGTCATCGTTAGCCGCAGTAATATGAATATACCACTCGGTAGTTCTGATGACCCTGTTGGGAAAGAATGGAAGGTAGATCCAAGGATGTGGAATCAAATTCCATTGCCAAACTCCGTGGCCCCGTCTTTTGATACCTGCAATATCTCGAGAACGTATGAGCTGGAAGTGCGTGTGGGCATTTCTCGTGAGGCTCATACGGCAATGAAG CCGGATCTTATCGTCCTCCCGCTCCGTATTTCCGTTTATGTCTATTCGGGCGTAGCTCCTCCAGCAGCGCTACTAGAGGCCATGGGGTTTCCCACTGGTACCACCGAAACTTTACCAGAAGTTCTGCCCCCCCCGCCACCACCTCGACCATCGGCACCCCCATACACTGCACCGCCGCCCCCTATGGAGGAATATGAGGACGCTCCGCCTAGCTACGAAGATGCAATGGCGGAGGCTCTTGGGCCAGTGGACGGCCCGAGGCGCGAGTATAACCCACTTGATGCCTCTCTTTCTGGAAACTTCTCACGGATGGGGACTGATACTCAAGGTTCAGTGGGCAATTCCAAAGGCAGCGACCGTTTATTTCCCAATAGCGGACCCTTAAACTCATCGACAGACTCCTTCGATATTTACCATCAGCTTGGCCCTGCCGATGGTTTCTCACCTTCGGACCGCTCGAGGACAGCACCTTCAAACCTCGCGGAGGAACCGAGTTCTTCTCGTCCTGCACCAATATCCGTCCTCCCTGACGATCAATCGTCGCCGGTTACCCTCTCACCAGCCTCTATGGAATCCCGCCCAGAATCGTCCCAACGGAGACCGCCTCCCCAACTTGGAATACCGAGCCGAAAACCCGTTCCAGGATCCGGACACTCGCTCCCCGATCTAGGGCAGTCGCGCAGATGA
- a CDS encoding uncharacterized protein (EggNog:ENOG410PM8S~COG:S~BUSCO:6136at33183) has product MDQSKIKCCCGRPDCAYLQHNNAALQNLEKDVDTAARLGQALLGRHESYMAEAEADRARMAATIDNLEKQKREVQAENAKIIQENKDLLEDLEGLNNVISESDAHIKVLSTSLETAQLEVRRLTAAASRAALLEAQLNEMENDQARLEQSLAITQENERSAIQRWRKAEITLRDLHEQVDRIEKESREERERHVELLGRMERKRSVERELHAAAGRLKGAAAAASLGRNKNGTNVVSHFVKDILQDNANLQLNIVELKELLQSSDEEVRNLREQLLVHQPLVGDPDGPNFHSGSLFLSEELQNVQSAPQEFHIHHHYHTAVPVSASRKDRSQPAAHRRQRRRKALFPPTLLESPTKESSESPLSVHDTIDTASPASTFQTSPSSRTNRWVDQTPGPTFPSAPSSPASAYKAASIFDRSDLGFDSSRPTSPESGFTSPLVRASHRKGPSDTSIRSVLEDGWLDNVPSTPAIVKHSQNPRSLSKVNIFAEADGTAGGSNVCSLSGLPIPEEHDDNEASTSYHHSGDQIVVPLRSPQLRRSTSHESLLSISGMDIHLTSNYSASSTPTFVPRTPRRIASAGTIFSSTTPVISRTNVTIPRVSISKDKSPLSLLSSVASAANPTTSATPVAQEILSESSTPQDSQSKSIKRRMGGWVLGKWTSTPPKYIKPKSTTTPETSSSTSHSSLPSTTDEDVAKSLPPVLFRPPGVNQSGPIFGLRPPDKAPTSVHPEHLDETLLHEALAE; this is encoded by the exons ATGGATCAGTCCAAAATCAAGTGCTGCTGTGGCAGACCCGATTGCGCATACCTCCAGCACAATAATGCTGCTCTCCAGAATTTAGAAAAGGACGTCGACACAGCGGCTCGACTTGGCCAA GCCCTCCTTGGACGTCATGAATCGTACATGGCCGAAGCGGAAGCCGATCGTGCGAGAATGGCTGCCACTATCGATAATTTAGAGAAACAAAAGCGAGAGGTGCAGGCGGAAAATGCAAAAATCATACAGGAGAATAAAGACCTTTTAGAGGACTTGGAGGGGCTGAATAACGTAATATCTGAGTCGGATGCGCATATCAAAGTCTTGAGTACCTCCTTAGAAACTGCCCAGCTCGAGGTCCGACGATTGACAGCGGCCGCGTCTCGAGCTGCTCTCCTCGAAGCGCAGCTGAATGAGATGGAAAATGATCAGGCACGGTTGGAACAATCTCTCGCCATCACCCAGGAGAATGAACGGTCAGCTATTCAACGCTGGCGAAAAGCAGAGATTACGCTTAGAGATCTGCATGAACAGGTAGATCGAATTGAAAAGGAATCAAGAGAGGAGCGAGAAAGACATGTGGAGCTATTAGGTCGAATGGAGCGAAAGAGATCAGTGGAAAGAGAATTACATGCTGCTGCAGGGAGACTCAAGGGCGCTGCTGCAGCGGCCTCTTTGGGGCGGAACAAGAACGGAACGAATGTTGTCTCTCACTTTGTTAAGGATATCCTTCAAGACAATGCGAATCTCCAGTTGAACATTGTGGAGCTGAAGGAACTGCTCCAGAGTTCAGATGAGGAGGTTCGAAATTTGAGGGAGCAGCTTCTCGTCCATCAGCCACTGGTTGGGGATCCAGATGGTCCAAATTTCCACAGTGGCAGTTTGTTCCTGAGCGAAGAGCTGCAGAATGTTCAGTCTGCTCCTCAAGAATTTCACATTCACCACCATTACCATACCGCTGTCCCAGTTTCAGCTTCACGCAAAGATCGATCCCAGCCGGCAGCACATCGTCGACAACGAAGAAGGAAAGCTCTCTTCCCGCCTACGCTCCTCGAGTCTCCAACGAAAGAATCCAGCGAGAGTCCTCTGAGCGTCCACGATACTATTGACACCGCTTCCCCAGCTTCTACATTTCAAACATCACCATCCTCCCGCACCAATCGCTGGGTAGACCAAACACCTGGTCCAACGTTTCCTTCTGCCCCGAGTTCCCCCGCATCTGCATATAAAGCGGCGTCTATTTTTGATCGTTCCGACCTGGGATTCGATTCATCTCGCCCGACTAGCCCTGAAAGTGGGTTTACTTCTCCTCTCGTGAGAGCATCGCATCGGAAAGGGCCATCCGACACTTCAATCCGATCTGTTCTTGAAGACGGATGGCTAGACAATGTACCGTCGACACCCGCGATCGTGAAACATTCACAAAATCCAAGGTCATTGAGTAAAGTTAATATCTTTGCTGAGGCTGATGGCACTGCTGGCGGAAGCAACGTCTGCTCGCTCTCTGGACTTCCAATCCCGGAAGAACACGACGACAATGAAGCCTCAACCTCATATCATCATTCTGGCGACCAGATTGTTGTGCCGCTGCGATCTCCCCAGTTGCGTCGATCCACGTCTCACGAGAGCCTTTTGTCAATTTCAGGGATGGATATTCACCTGACAAGTAACTACTCAGCCAGCTCCACCCCGACATTTGTACCAAGGACTCCCAGACGTATCGCATCAGCCGGAACAATATTCTCATCAACTACCCCTGTCATCTCTCGGACGAACGTAACCATTCCTAGAGTTTCAATCAGCAAAGATAAATCTCCCCTTTCTCTCTTGTCGTCCGTCGCTTCTGCAGCAAATCCCACCACGAGCGCCACTCCGGTTGCGCAAGAGATTCTTTCTGAGTCGAGCACTCCACAGGATTCCCAATCCAAAAGCATTAAACGTCGCATGGGAGGCTGGGTTTTGGGAAAATGGACCTCAACGCCGCCAAAGTACATAAAGCCGAAATCAACGACCACTCCAGAGACCTCTAGTTCTACCTCGCATTCGTCTCTCCCTTCTACAACGGACGAAGACGTTGCGAAATCATTACCACCAGTATTATTCAGGCCACCAGGTGTAAATCAGAGCGGACCTATTTTTGGCTTGCGTCCTCCTGACAAGGCGCCAACTTCAGTACACCCAGAACACCTCGATGAGACCTTATTACATGAAGCTTTGGCAGAGTAG
- a CDS encoding uncharacterized protein (EggNog:ENOG410PSHG~COG:S~BUSCO:16863at33183), with protein sequence MSRASKITFACTSLATAGIVYFVHWSQEADKAAMHAGVLRDLENQKVKRERQLDFEMQRRLEEEYRKIQTVSDGSVPAASGSTGVSPGT encoded by the exons ATGTCGCGGGCTTCGAAAATTACATTCGCATGCACCTCGCTCGCGACCGCAGGCATAGTCTATTTTGTTCACTGGTCCCAGGAGGCAGATAAAGCT GCGATGCATGCTGGCGTGCTGAGAGATCTCGAAAACCAGAAGGTTAAGCGCGAACGACAGTTGGATTTTGAGATGCAGAGGCGATTGGAGGAGGAGTATCGGAAGATTCAAACAGTATCGGACGGGAGTGTCCCGGCCGCTAGTGGCAGCACAGGAGTGAGCCCAGGAACTTAG